From one Pogoniulus pusillus isolate bPogPus1 chromosome 37, bPogPus1.pri, whole genome shotgun sequence genomic stretch:
- the SH3BGRL3 gene encoding SH3 domain-binding glutamic acid-rich-like protein 3, protein MSTLKVYSTSVTGSREIKSQQSEVTRILDGKNIKYELVDISQDNALREEMRAKAGNPKAIPPQIVNGDHYCGDYELFVEAVEQNTLQEFLKLA, encoded by the exons ATGAGCACCCTCAAGGTCTACAGCACCTCGGTCACCGGCTCCCGGGAg ATCAAGTCCCAGCAGAGCGAGGTCACCAGGATCCTGGACGGGAAGAACATCAAGTACGAGCTGGTGGACATCTCCCAGGACAACGCTCTGCGGGAGGAGATGAGGGCCAAGGCAGGCAACCCCAAAGCCATCCCACCCCAGATCGTCAATGGAGACCACTACTGCGGG GACTATGAGCTCTTCGTGGAAGCTGTGGAGCAAAACACCCTGCAGGAGTTCCTGAAGCTGGCCTGA
- the UBXN11 gene encoding UBX domain-containing protein 11 has translation MATARKQGGGGGGLGAVSAAPAGPPRGPGPTHTGSDAPAHVGCRRCPQAGLPPGRSRSTAPAPCPSLPTSRKEARRRAPCGTDAPPVLIPVSERCHLLVLPGAVCSDTGPLSSLRQRIALLEQKIEKQAEEIQVKDRRIAELEEKMKALQKGEDASNSPTAEELEVRCFQLQSQVWEMERFLSDYGLVWVGERHKQLEDLESGKDEEELPAGSFWKPGEAAASQPLIDFDLILAKVKELNLLAGEGIAGIQLRPGGAQLRQPEALPLTLYQNGMVMRDQPFRPYRDPAAQQCLQDIIDGYFPSELQHCYPDGIPLQVTDRRAVVFQGRGLPGSFPGRGRVLGHSRASEEATEIPGPKLSLEQLPNKHPKPSIHGEAFSVQDPARAVQQGSSVVQSSKENLLETPRLAALQRVKEAEEEDEEEAQAPAPALCSLRVRSESGDRTQVIKMLPTDTIGDLRQCLARTRGGDSDCYELISTFPRRVYVDDSRSLQECGLTPSASLLLRRKEPSPAGGTGLQTA, from the exons ATGGCAACCGCCCGTAAacaaggcggcggcggcggcggcctgGGCGCGGTGAGTGCGGCGCCGGCGGGACCCCCCCGCGGCCCGGGGCCCACGCACACCGGGAGCGACGCCCCGGCACACGTCGGGTGCCGCCGGTGcccacaggcagggctgcctcCCGGGCGCTCTCGCTCAACCGCCCCTGCGCCGTGCCCCTCTTTGCCAACGTCCCGCAAAGAGGCGCGCAGGAg GGCTCCCTGTGGCACAGATGCACctccagtactgatccctgttTCAGAGAGGTGCCACCTGCTTGTGCTTCCAGGTGCTGTCTGCTCTGACACAGGGCCCCTGTCCTCTCTGAGGCAAAGAATCGCTCTGCTGGAACAGAAAATAGAGAAACAAGCAGAAGAAATCCAAGTGAAG GACAGGAGAATTGCTGAGCTTGAAGAGAAGATGAAGGCTCTTCAGAAAGGAGAAG ATGCTTCCAACTCACCCACAGCAGAGGAACTGGAAGTGAGATGCTttcagctgcagagccaggtcTGGGAGATGGAG CGCTTTCTAAGTGACTATGGTCTGGTCTGGGTTGGAGAGAGGCACAAGCAGCTGGAAGACTTAGAATCAGGCAAAGATGaagaggagctgccagcaggaagCTTCTGGAAGCCAG gtgaagctgctgcctcccagcccctgattGATTTTGACTTGATCCTGGCAAAGGTGAAGGAGCTGAACCTGCTGGCTGGAGAGGGCATCGCTGGGATCCAGCTCAGGCCCGGGGGGGCGCAGCTGAGGCAGCCAGAAGCCCTCCCTCTGACTCTGTACCAAAATGGGATGGTCATGAGGGACCAACCCTTTCGGCCCTACCGGGACCCAGCCGCACAG CAATGCCTCCAGGACATCATAGATGGCTACTTcccctcagagctgcagcactgctaccCAGATGGCATCCCTCTGCAG GTCACtgacaggagggctgtggtgtTCCAGGGCAGAGGCCTGCCAGGCAGTTTCCCTGGCCGTGGCCGAGTGCTTGGCCATTCCAGAGCAAGTGAGGAAGCCACTGAGATCCCAG gtcccaagCTCTCCTTGGAGCAGCTTCCCAACAAGCATCCCAAGCCCTCAATACATGGAGAAGCCTTCAGTGTCCAAGATccagccagagctgtgcagcag GGCTCCAGTGTagtgcagagcagcaaagagaatctgctggagacacccaggctggctgccctgcagag GGTGaaggaggctgaagaggaggatgaagaggaggctcaagctcctgcccctgccctctgctccctccgCGTCAGGTCCGAGAGCGGGGACCGGACCCAGGTGATCAAGATGCTGCCCACGGACACCATCGGGGACCTGCGCCAGTGCCTTGCCCGCACCAG GGGTGGAGACTCCGACTGCTATGAGCTCATCAGCACCTTTCCCCGGAGGGTGTACGTGGACGACtccaggagcctgcaggaatgTGGCCTGACCCCCAGTGCCTCCTTGCTGCTGCGGAGGAAAGAGCCCTCCCCGGCAGGGGGGACAGGGCTGCAAACAGcttaa
- the CRYBG2 gene encoding beta/gamma crystallin domain-containing protein 2 — MDPSFRQTKAGGFVSSTELSMKRAAGAGPGPEGRSRFQKVSLVSRRLENAGSTRGREGSPSRVSLLLQAWEREIVEKTATGPSTPTHRERCSSSISLLRDFTAHGPIFSQVYSPAQKPRRQDERGKVGTGGGSDGGDGNSPPTGTSQEMPVHRESYVHGTLLPTRPTGHPAAGPGEGPRAPCMVKPGCTPALPRARHVTVLRTGRDAAGTQSGVAEGRKAQNGTHDAAGATVTPPQQEGHGQDGSESSSGTTEAAGLVAEGCPGDEHSPQAEAEPVRATLSGGDRPGDPQTSRTSSPQCPSEDAGSQAGPAGVGEGSVVGGDSTIPATPLRIESPPEAGSTPEDPCLNGSDGPEPSSKAPAPPKAEVELEGSESMQDPQGTAQELENSPEPPCEPPAPDPWSESAPDVVEEDPELLVDMEIFVDTLRNMEPSEMRKAPRTPRQPRPSSLGRCAALPPIQEDRVASRAPVSLPEALRELLERDTVEQQEESPEEEIENPYLSPEERALVGTPHRVPGDSVARGSRAERGSLLGTLRQVEVEENAKAVARSLADCSVPFRGNVLKGMALLSHFLEHRAGDEGKPHSRLDSSVLYSRFVCPTTAQLQLPARDGVGMGLPIPGDDNGLGPGDQPGPGMAVLEVPGPGCITPVPEEPDCTMASCPADVLEDKEGCQKINTRPGKIILFPEAGFAGQKREIWGDVPDATSWELSHTISIRVIRGGWVMYEKPRFHGRKCVLAEGDVEIDNPWAAYGQSGQPAGSRPFRIGSFKRVVQDYRTPEISLFAAENGDGARLRFTDSAEDTRTQGQALAAASIIVHSGLWLVYSKPFFDDDPYVLEPGGYPNLKAWGAKDPSICSMHPIRLGCPVVEKPGEPEVLIYEAAGFQGRSFTISRDLYDLKSLSEPALATVGSLHVLGGCWVGYEKEGFRGHQYLLEEGQYQDWRQWGGYSKELVSLRLIRTDFSDPALVLFEAMDFEEGASVELSEALPDTQLAGYGTVTQSIHVLSGVWVAYEGTNFSGEQYVLEKGVYRSCEDWGAADCRIASAQPILQVGEHNLHFVSKILLFSEPDFLGDHIAFEEDQDVLPDTFTPRSCRVRGGSWILFDEQAFAGEQHILSEGEYPTLSAMGCPSSTAILSLKKVPVFFSEPSIFLHGLECFEGKEIELNTEVRSLQAEGFNNHVLSVRVKGGIWVLCEHGDFRGRQWLLDCTEITNWLTYSGLQHVGSLYPIRQRRIYFRIRSRKLQLYLLVPDDVEDMKAGRVVVSSLGEQSSSIWYYEDGLIKNQVAPTMSLQVIGPAGKGAKAVLWSETRMPRQSWSVDTQGHICSQMFEDMILDVKGGRSYDRDHAVVWDMAEERPTQLWDIQVL, encoded by the exons ATGGATCCCTCGTTCCGGCAGACCAAGGCTGGGGGCTTTGTCTCCAGCACGGAGCTGAGCATGAAGCGGGCGGCAGGCGCAGGTCCCGGCCCCGAGGGCAGGTCCCGCTTCCAGAAGGTCTCGCTGGTGTCGCGGCGCCTGGAGAACGCGGGGAGCACTCGGGGCCGGGAGGGGAGCCCCTCCCGCgtctccctcctgctgcaggcctgggaGAGGGAGATCGTGGAGAAGACGGCGACCGGTCCCAGCACCCCGACACACCGGGAGCGCTGCTCGTCCTCCATCAGCCTCCTGCGAGACTTCACCGCGCACGGTCCCATCTTCTCCCAGGTGTACTCCCCGGCGCAGAAGCCCCGGCGGCAGGATGAGAGGGGGAAGGTGGGGACCGGTGGTGgcagtgatggtggtgatggCAACTCCCCACCGACGGGCACCTCTCAGGAGATGCCCGTGCACAGGGAGAGCTACGTGCATGGCACTCTCCTCCCCACCCGACCCACCGGGCATCCCGCGGCGGGTCCTGGTGAGGGTCCTCGTGCCCCATGTATGGTCAAGCCTGGCtgcacccctgccctgcccagagccaggcaCGTCACCGTGCTGCGGACGGGCAGGGATGCAGCCGGGACACAGTCGGGGGTGGCGGAGGGAAGGAAAGCCCAAAACGGGACGCATGATGCTGCTGGCGCCACGGTGACCCCACCACAGCAGGAGGGCCACGGGCAGGATGGCAGCGAGAGCTCATCGGGCACCACAGAGGCCGCTGGGCTCGTGGCTGAGGGATGCCCTGGGGACGAACACTCACCGCAAGCCGAAGCTGAGCCTGTGAGAGCAACTCTGAGCGGTGGTGACAGGCCTGGGGACCCACAAACCAGCAGAACCAGCTCCCCGCAGTGTCCCTCAGAGGACGCCGGCAGCCAGGCTGGTCCAGCCGGTGTGGGAGAGGGCAGCGTGGTGGGCGGGGACAGCACCATTCCCGCCACGCCGCTGAGGATAGAGAGCCCCCCAGAAGCCGGCAGCACTCCTGAAGACCCCTGCTTGAATGGAAGTGATGGTCCAGAGCCCTCATCCAAAGCACCAGCACCGCCGAAGGCTGAGGTTGAGTTGGAGGGGAGCGAATCAATGCAGGacccccagggcacagcccaAGAGCTTGAGAACAGCCCAGAGCCCCCCTGTGAACCCCCAGCCCCTGACCCCTGGTCTGAGAGCGCCCCAGATGTGGTCGAGGAGGATCCCGAGCTGCTGGTGGACATGGAGATCTTCGTGGACACTCTGCGCAACATGGAGCCCTCGGAGATGCGGAAAGCGCCCAGGACCCCGCGCCAGCCCCGGCCCTCGTCGCTGGGCCGCTGCGCTGCCCTGCCCCCCATCCAGGAGGACCGAGTCGCCTCCCGCGCACCCGTTTCCCTCCCTGAGGCTCTGCGTGAGCTGCTGGAGCGGGACACcgtggagcagcaggaggagagcccCGAGGAGGAGATCGAGAACCCCTATCTGAGCCCCGAGGAGCGGGCATTGGTGGGGACCCCTCACAGGGTGCCTGGGGACAGCGTGGCCAGAGGTAGCCGGGCAGAGAGGGGCTCACTCCTGGGGACACTGAGGCAGGTGGAGGTGGAGGAAAATGCCAAAGCAGTGGCCAGGAGTTTGGCAGACTGCAGTGTGCCCTTCCGGGGGAACGTCCTCAAGGGCATGGCGCTGCTCTCCCACTTCCTAGAGCACCGGGCGGGGGATGAGGGGAAGCCACACTCCCGCCtggacagcagtgtgctctaCAGCCGCTTCGTCTGCCCCAccactgcccagctccagctgcccgcCCGGGACGGGGTGGGCATGGGATTGCCCATCCCCGGGGATGACAATGGGCTCGGTCCTGGTgaccagcctggccctgggatGGCTGTGCTGGAAGTCCCAGGTCCTGGTTGTATCACTCCTGTCCCTGAGGAGCCAGACTGCACCATGGCCTCCTGTCCTGCTGATGTTCTG GAGGACAAGGAGGGCTGCCAGAAGATCAACACGAGACCTGGCAAG ATCATCCTCTTCCCCGAGGCTGGCTTTGCCGGCCAGAAGCGGGAGATCTGGGGCGACGTCCCTGATGCCACATCCTGGGAGCTCTCGCACACCATCTCCATCCGAGTCATCCGAGGCGG GTGGGTGATGTACGAGAAGCCGCGGTTCCACGGGCGCAAGTGCGTGCTGGCCGAGGGGGACGTGGAGATCGAcaacccctgggcagcctacggGCAGAGCGGGCAGCCCGCGGGCAGCAGGCCCTTCCGCATCGGCTCCTTCAAGAGGGTGGTGCAG GACTACCGCACCCCCGAGATCAGCCTCTTCGCGGCGGAGAACGGCGACGGCGCCAGGCTGCGCTTCACCGACTCAGCCGAGGACACTCGCACCCAGGGCCAGGCACTCGCTGCTGCCTCCATCATCGTCCACTCGGGCTT gTGGTTGGTTTACTCCAAGCCTTTCTTCGATGATGATCCCTACGTTCTGGAGCCGGGCGGGTACCCCAACTTAAAGGCTTGGGGAGCCAAGGACCCATCCATCTGCTCCATGCACCCCATCAGGCTG GGCTGCCCTGTCGTGGAGAAACCTGGAGAGCCAGAG GTGCTGATCTACGAGGCTGCAGGATTCCAGGGCCGCAGCTTCACCATCAGCAGAGACCTCTACGAcctgaagagcctctctgagccagccctggccactgtGGGCTCCCTGCACGTCCTGGGTGGCTG ctgGGTCGGCTATGAGAAGGAAGGCTTCCGTGGGCACCAGTACCTGCTGGAGGAAGGGCAGTACCAGGACTGGAGGCAGTGGGGAGGCTACAGCAAGGAGCTGGTGTCCTTACGGCTGATACGGACG GACTTCTCCGACCCAGCACTGGTCCTCTTCGAGGCCATGGACTTCGAGGAGGGGGCGAGTGTGGAGCTGAGCGAGGCACTGCCCGACACGCAGCTGGCAGGATACGGCACCGTCACCCAGTCCATCCACGTGCTGAGCGGCGT GTGGGTGGCCTACGAGGGGACCAACTTCTCTGGCGAGCAGTACGTGCTGGAGAAGGGAGTGTACCGCAGCTGCGAGGACTGGGGAGCCGCCGACTGCCGCATCGCCTCGGCACAGCCCATCCTGCAG GTCGGGGAACATAACCTCCACTTCGTCTCCAAG atctTGCTCTTCTCAGAGCCTGATTTCTTGGGGGACCACATTGCCTTTGAGGAGGACCAGGATGTCCTGCCTGACACCTTCACCCCACGCTCCTGCAGAGTCCGTGGGGGCAG ctggATCCTGTTTGACGAGCAGGCCTTCGCGGGGGAGCAGCACATCCTGTCCGAGGGCGAGTACCCCACGCTGAGCGCCATGGGCTGCCCCTCCTCCACGGCCATCCTCTCCCTGAAGAAGGTCCCAGTG TTCTTCTCGGAGCCTTCCATCTTCCTGCACGGGCTGGAGTGCTTTGAGGGGAAGGAGATTGAGCTGAACACGGAGGTGCGGAGCCTGCAGGCGGAAGGCTTCAACAACCATGTGCTGTCTGTGCGCGTCAAAGGAGGGAT ctgggtgctgtgtgAGCACGGTGACTTCCGCGGGCGGCAGTGGCTGCTGGACTGCACCgagatcaccaactggctgacCTACAGCGGGCTGCAGCACGTGGGCTCCCTCTACCCCATCCGACAG AGACGGATCTACTTCCGCATCAggagcaggaagctgcagctctacCTCCTGGTGCCCGACGACGTGGAGGACATGAAGGCAGGGCGGGTGGTGGTCTCCAGCCTGGgcgagcagagcagctccatctggTACTACGAGGATGGGCTGATCAAAAACCAG gTGGCCCCCACCATGAGCCTGCAGGTGATTGGGCCAGCAGGGAAGGGTGcaaaggctgtgctgtggtCCGAGACACGGATGCCGCGGCAGAGCTGGAGCGTGGACACCCAGGGGCACATCTGCAGCCAGATGTTCGAGGACATGATCCTGGATGTGAAGG GTGGCCGATCCTATGACCGGGACCACGCTGTCGTCTGGGAcatggctgaggagagacccACGCAGCTCTGGGACATCCAGGTGCTCTGA